One genomic window of Desulfuromonas sp. TF includes the following:
- a CDS encoding DUF4124 domain-containing protein, with product MKRLIVCVLLFAVASPVSAEIYKWRDADGKLHFSDKPVNSAAQEMAVFDSEGGQKKPADSVQKKSTSSAQPATSRKTTGKPVSRITAADYKINPSLSQVGPEIIISGRVGDGPECARLTLNFFCRTDNGGIEELTTVVENVGGFGSRVFKTSKTPWPATRDKWNISNVFATCN from the coding sequence ATGAAAAGATTGATTGTCTGTGTGCTGTTATTTGCAGTGGCATCACCCGTAAGTGCTGAGATTTACAAATGGAGAGACGCGGACGGTAAATTGCATTTCAGCGACAAGCCCGTGAATTCCGCGGCACAGGAGATGGCTGTCTTCGACTCGGAAGGCGGGCAGAAAAAACCGGCTGACTCAGTTCAAAAGAAATCAACCAGCAGCGCCCAACCGGCGACCTCTCGAAAGACAACGGGAAAGCCGGTCAGCAGGATCACCGCCGCCGATTATAAAATCAACCCCAGTTTAAGCCAAGTGGGCCCTGAGATCATCATTTCCGGAAGAGTGGGAGATGGGCCAGAATGCGCCCGGCTTACCTTAAATTTTTTCTGCCGCACCGACAACGGCGGCATTGAGGAACTCACCACGGTGGTCGAGAACGTCGGCGGTTTCGGATCGAGGGTTTTTAAGACGAGCAAAACGCCATGGCCAGCGACCCGGGACAAATGGAATATATCCAACGTCTTCGCCACCTGCAACTAA